tatttcagtgagAAGAACTCTGACAATGTCTTGCAGACCAAAAGTAGGGGTGCTACTGTGTGCAGTGGTCCTAATCTTCCTGgtacaaaaaacaatatacttCACTTGGGAAGGACACATAAGACATGAGGAGCATTTGAGACAATTAGAAAAAGATAAGAGCCTTGCGAAAATCAAAAGGATATCAAGCAACTTTGCTTCGTTTCAAAGGAAATATACGTTCCAGTCAAAACATTTTACAGACCAGGCAAAAGACGACGCTGTAAGCTTTACGCGAAAACCTTCCGAACATTTCTAACAAAACAAAGTCTGACTTGAAGGAGAGGACTCCCGAGGAATTGAATTCTAGAGACAGTTATCGATACTATATTTCTGATACTGTGAGAGATGACTTGCAAGATGTCTATGTAAATTTACACAAGTACGAATATACTCTGAACAATAAATACGCCTGCAACGGAAATGTCCTCGCTGTTATTTTGGTTAACAGCGCTCCAGACAAACCCTCGGAAAGAATGCAAATACGGAACACATGGGGATCTGTTAGATTTCACTCCGGAGCTACGGTTGTGACTCTCTTTGCTATTGCTCAGACCGAGGATGACAAGCTGCAATCACacattgaaagtgaaagtaagCAATACGTCGATATCATACAGGGTAATTTCTTAGATTCATACAGAAACCTAACATATAAAACCGTGATGGGACTCGACTGGGTTCACAAGTTTTGCAACCACACAAAGTTTGTGCTCAAAGTTGACGATGACACACTTATTGACACGTATCATCTTGTGGACTACCTGTTGCAAAGGTCGCCTGATGGTGATATCGAGGATTTCCTTTATTGCTCAACTTTTAGGAACCAAGGCCCAATACGACGCTCTGATGATAAGTGGTTTGTTCCAATGACTGAATATCCCTACTCTAAGTATCCACCTTATTGCGAAGGATTTGCGTACATCATGTCCTACGATGTCAGTAAAAAGCTATATGAAGCAACAGAAACCGTAAAGATATACTGGATTGACGATGTCTATCTAACAGGACTTGCGGCTATCCAAGCACGGATAACACACACGAATATGGAGAGTGGtcattcatataaattattAGATACTGAcaatctttcaaaaatagttcaGTCTTCTTTGTTTTTGCTTGCTAAATATGACAGCATGAGGCCAAATTGGGACAGGGCATGGGATGATATTAAATCTCTTCATAAAAAGTGATAAAATGCCCACCACTGTATGTGCTCTGTGCTTGTCCGTGTTTCACTTTTATTTAACCCGATTGTAACTTCGAACACTGACATTTGTTCGTGTTATTTCTTTTCTCATGTAAAAATATACTGTCCATTTATGTTTTCACtcaagaaatataaattttacttatttttatacCAGAATTGGAGGAAATTGCACGACCGAGAAACAAAGGGATTTCTCATTCTCTGTTCTCGATCGGGAAACAAAATCCTCTTTTTTCATAGAATTTTCTATGCATTAGAATATTTCGTATACGAAAAATCTAAAACCAAAGCTGTGTAGTTGAAAGACAGATCTAAAATCCTATCGTTCAAATGGTTTATTGTTTTAGTTTCCCAATTGCGATCAAAGTAGCTTGACTTGAAGCGtgcatgaaaaaaatgaaacttgaagACAACACTACCTCATGCATTGTAATCATGATATTCACCTCGGTTACTGTTCTAGtaactatattattattattattattattattattattattacataaaattatgtttggagAAAAGGTCATAGTTTTATCACGACCAGAAGTATGCTAATGATGACGTTTGTGACCATGTAAAAAGGCTTCTATCATTCTAATAGACTTGACCGTAAAACAgagttaatgttaatgttaaaccTGACACGTGTAACCCTTCAGTCCTGGTGTAGGTTTGGTTGTTGCTTTTTCAATGATTATACACACCTTCGTACAGCCTAGGTTTCATACacacatgcatgtgtttgactgctgtatttaaaacattacttaTATATTCGTTGTTCCTTTTCTACGTCCAcccaagagaaaaaaaatagttcgtAGCCCATCTGAACACGTAGTAAGAAGTGACCAAGGTGTTTGATCTAAAACCGGAAAACCAATGGCCAGTTCCTGTTAATAATTCGTTGATATGCTATaatggtgaccattaaaagaagttccatccaggcattttatcttcgcccgtttttttaaatttctaaaaatacattgataattgCATATTGCCCGTATGGTAGAATTTATTTTCAAGTACATATAACACAATATGGGCTCAAAACACAGGTATAATTTAACCATTTTGGTAAATCTTTCAAACACACAGCAGTATATTCAAAAGAGCGTTTGAACGTTCTAATGATATCAAGTACTGTATGAGTATTGAAAACCCTAAACGTCTGTATCTATATTCAAGAtacttgtattaaaacaataaaaacaacagggACTAGCCCAATAGTCTTACCTTGTACCAAGATCATGTGTAAACCCTCAGGGACCGAAGCCATACAAATACGTCCGACACACAACAATATACTACAACAAACATTCCTAgtacatatatatcaatattagaTTGCTTTGTAGATACTTCTAGTACCACGACTTATCGAGAAGGTTCATTATAtggaaattgaaataaaacaaagaacatgTCCTTACTGCCATAGTTTCATTAATTtgctaaatattttttgtacattGGCCAACATAAAAAATCGACGTACGGCCATTTGCCACGTGTATACAGATTTGAGATCATTGAAGTCAGGCTT
Above is a genomic segment from Mya arenaria isolate MELC-2E11 chromosome 2, ASM2691426v1 containing:
- the LOC128216864 gene encoding lactosylceramide 1,3-N-acetyl-beta-D-glucosaminyltransferase A-like, producing MRNVYVNLHKYEYTLNNKYACNGNVLAVILVNSAPDKPSERMQIRNTWGSVRFHSGATVVTLFAIAQTEDDKLQSHIESESKQYVDIIQGNFLDSYRNLTYKTVMGLDWVHKFCNHTKFVLKVDDDTLIDTYHLVDYLLQRSPDGDIEDFLYCSTFRNQGPIRRSDDKWFVPMTEYPYSKYPPYCEGFAYIMSYDVSKKLYEATETVKIYWIDDVYLTGLAAIQARITHTNMESGHSYKLLDTDNLSKIVQSSLFLLAKYDSMRPNWDRAWDDIKSLHKK